In a single window of the Chaetodon trifascialis isolate fChaTrf1 chromosome 19, fChaTrf1.hap1, whole genome shotgun sequence genome:
- the slc25a29 gene encoding mitochondrial basic amino acids transporter: MDFVAGCIGGAAGVLVGHPFDTVKVRLQVQNVDKPLYRGTYHCFQSIIRQESVLGLYKGIGSPMMGLTFINAIVFGVQGNTMRMLAHDTPMNQFLAGAAAGAIQCVICCPMELAKTRMQMQGTGEKKSSKKLYKNSLDCLARIYKREGLRGVNRGMLTTLIRETPGFGVYFLAYDVLTRNLGCEPDDRYMILKLLFAGGMAGIASWLSTYPVDVIKSRLQADGVGGVNQYSSIADCVQQSVRREGYMVFTRGLTSTLLRAFPVNAATFATVTLVLMYARGVEEGPKDCEPAQPSHHAQMQAQPSSL, translated from the exons ATGGACTTCGTTGCTGGATGCATCGGAG GTGCTGCTGGAGTCTTGGTTGGACACCCATTTGATACAGTTAAG GTGAGACTGCAGGTCCAAAATGTTGATAAGCCTCTGTACCGTGGGACCTATCACTGTTTCCAGTCCATCATACGACAGGAGTCG GTATTGGGCTTGTATAAAGGCATTGGATCCCCCATGATGGGCCTTACATTCATCAATGCCATAGTGTTTGGTGTTCAGGGAAACACCATGCGGATGCTGGCACACGACACCCCCATGAACCAGTTCCTTGCTGGTGCGGCAGCAGGTGCCATCCAGTGTGTCATCTGCTGCCCTATGGAGCTGGCTAAAACCCGCATGCAAATGCAGGGTACCGGAGAGAAGAAGTCCTCCAAGAAGCTGTACAAGAATTCCCTGGACTGCTTGGCACGCATCTACAAACGCGAGGGGCTGCGGGGCGTAAACAGAGGCATGTTGACCACACTTATCCGTGAGACACCTGGTTTTGGAGTGTACTTCCTGGCCTACGATGTGCTGACGCGCAACCTCGGTTGTGAGCCAGACGACCGCTACATGATcctcaaactgctgtttgccGGAGGCATGGCTGGTATCGCTTCCTGGCTTTCCACCTATCCTGTAGACGTGATCAAATCACGGCTGCAGGCAGATGGGGTGGGCGGGGTCAACCAGTACAGCAGCATTGCTGACTGCGTGCAGCAGAGCGTGAGGAGAGAGGGCTACATGGTGTTCACACGAGGCCTCACCTCCACGCTGCTACGAGCCTTCCCTGTGAACGCAGCTACCTTTGCCACCGTCACCCTCGTCCTCATGTACGCCCGGGGGGTGGAAGAAGGACCTAAAGACTGTGAGCCAGCTCAGCCAAGTCACCATGCGCAGATGCAAGCCCAGCCCTCCAGCctgtga
- the slc25a47a gene encoding solute carrier family 25 member 47-A translates to MHIADFVSGSIAGACGVAVGYPLDTVKVRIQTQKQFTGIWQCAAATFSKEGVHGFFKGMSLPVTTISMTSSVVFGTYRNCLQCLSQARGTGGGPNTKLEIFLSGMAGGIAQISVMSPGDIVKVRLQCQTESKRGGTNMPKPRYHGPVHCLLSIIKEEGIRGLYRGMLPLMLRDGPSYAIYFLTYTTICEWLTDSDKKRPDWSSVMLAGGIAGMAGWTLGTPMDVIKARLQMDGARETRRYKGFYHCITETVRVEGAGVFFRSLGINCLRAFPVNMVVFVTYEVLTGFLRARPDGVDPSRLGFE, encoded by the exons ATGCATATCGCTGATTTTGTATCTGGATCAATCGCAG GGGCTTGCGGAGTGGCAGTGGGCTACCCTCTGGACACTGTGAAG GTCCGGATCCAAACTCAGAAGCAGTTTACTGGAATATGGCAGTGTGCAGCGGCCACATTTTCAAAAGAAGGG GTGCATGGCTTCTTCAAAGGCATGTCCTTACCCGTGACCACAATCTCTATGACTTCCTCAGTGGTGTTTGGCACATACAGGAACTGCCTCCAATGTCTGAGCCAGGCCCGAGGCACCGGTGGCGGTCCAAACACCAAGCTAGAAATCTTCCTGTCTGGTATGGCGGGGGGGATAGCTCAG ATATCAGTGATGTCTCCAGGTGACATAGTGAAAGTACGTTTGCAGTGTCAGACAGAGTCCAAGCGAGGAGGCACGAACATGCCCAAACCCAGGTACCATGGCCCTGTTCACTGTCTGCTGAGCATTATCAAAGAGGAGGGGATCAGGGGGCTCTACAGAGGAATGCTCCCGCTCATGCTAAGAGATGGGCCGTCATACGCCATATACTTCTTGACTTACACAACCATCTGCGAGTGGCTGACAGACAGCGACAAGAAAAGACCAG aTTGGAGCAGCGTGATGCTTGCGGGGGGGATAGCAGGAATGGCAGGCTGGACACTAGGAACACCCATGGATGTGATCAAAGCCCGTCTGCAGATGGACGGGGCCCGGGAGACAAGGCGGTACAAGGGATTCTATCACTGCATCACTGAGACAGTGAGGGTGGAGGGAGCGGGAGTGTTCTTTAGGAGCTTAGGCATTAACTGTTTGCGTGCATTCCCCGTTAACATGGTGGTGTTCGTTACGTACGAGGTCCTCACCGGCTTCCTCCGAGCCAGGCCTGATGGTGTCGACCCGTCTCGTTTAGGATTTGAATAG